Genomic segment of Labrus mixtus chromosome 1, fLabMix1.1, whole genome shotgun sequence:
AATGTATAAACTCGTATACATTATGTCGGCTTTATATTCATATCTGCATCTACACACTCTAAATGTCCAGGGAAAACACCGACGGGAGTTCTTCAGCAAATTACAATTACCTAAGAGTCCTGCGACTCTGGTGGCGCTGTGAATCCAAGTTGGTTGGAGTGGACAGGACGTACTAAAAGATCAAAATCTTACAAGAGGGGAAACCTCATCAAAGGGACTGCCAGGTGTTTACTGGGTATATGATTATCCTGAACCTACAGGATTAATTCCACAATCTTATCTACAAATCCAGTTTAGGAAATTGAAGTTTGAAGCAAAAAGAAACAACCACTTCCTTTGAAGATGCTTGGCCTGAAATTTAGAAGCAATTGTGCAACTAGGTGCTCATCCTAAAAGTGCATTTTAAACTGTCAGCAGAACACGAAGCTGACATGCTTCAATCCAAAACATACATCATATCGTGAGTACGAAAACACTGGCCTGCCCTTGATCCAGGAAGGATTACAGCAGCTCTCATTATTACAGGTTGAGTGGAAACTATGAATGCCACCTAGCACACGATACAACTTAACATGTAACTCAACTGCTCACATCAGAGGCGGCACATGCCCTCTTGTTAGGCTGTATAACCACAGACTGACAGCTACTGGACTTACTGTAGATTCTTATAATTTAAGACTTTACAAGAAGTCCAGTGACTTATCACGTCTACAtataccatgacctggatggcTGAGAATCTGCACATGGCCAGCGCAACTGGTGTGTCTTAAAGTGTCCGTGTTAACTGCTCAGttaactgccccccccccccactggaCACCAAGTACAGTATGAAGTACAGTATGAAATCACCTAGATCTGTTTTCCATACCTAGATCTGCTGTGACATAAGTGACTCGATCTCTCAGACACTCCTCATCAGAAACCTCCAACGGGGGACTTCGTCCTCCATGCTCCTCATCATCAGAACTGCGCTGGGACACATGAGGAGGATACACAGTCCGAGGGAAGAACGTGACCTACAACAGACACGTCAAACTTCGAATGAGTCCTAGATCAAATATATTTGCAATATTTGAACCTAGAGCTTGTCAGTGGTGTTATCCAGTACACtgcctaaacacacacaaacacacacacacacacagacacacactcacacacacagaaaaaaagagaggaattATAATACCATTTCTGACTTGATATGTTTGGAAATTTTGGTATCTTACTAGAAAAATACagcaaactttttaaaactttgatataTGCTTTTGTCATAATTTCAATTGATCTCCAATCTGGGCAATAAAATCTTTTACTTGAGCTTTCGATATAATGACATTCATTATTCAGGACGAAGTAAACGAACAGTACTGTACTGTCATATTACTCCTCCACTACATGAACTATTTGATCTAAAATCATCTCACTGTAAGTGAAAAGGAGTGTGGCCACAACTCTCTGCATGAGCTGTGATGTGTGGACGCATGCCTGGCTGGGTAACACAAGTCAACGTCTTTATAACAccctaaacagaaaaaaacacacagtggtGGAAACCTGAAAGTTAAACAaggtttttgtatttcttttcaattaaaattgtgttataaagacattttctttttatttaaaaaaaaacacatgtccttttttatatttgaattttaaattgtattgttCTAGCCCTGAAGTGACACTACACTGCAGTCTAACCTGGCTGGAAACTAATCATACATTTGAATATGGTTTTGTACAGTTCATGGAGGTCAAGGTGGATATGtattgtaaaaaagaaaaagctaggTATGCCAGACTCTGGAGCTTCATTATGTTACATTATTTACAATAATATAAATAttgtatctttatctttatttttatttctatatattcttattttatttgtactcttATTGCATgctcttctttgtcttttacttgcaacacttgaatttctccactggggatcaataaaggattatcttatcttgtaAAACCAAATTCACAGAATCTGTTACTGTGTAATCTGAGTATATGATGTGTgggaggtttttaaaaaagaagaaaaaagaaaaataccacTAAAACAAgttgtttcctttcctcactCACAgccaaaccattttttttttttacaacacaacagCACCAAACAGCTCTGCTCTAGTTTGCAGATTCAAAACTATGAAGAATGAAACATGCAGTTAGAGCTGAGCCTTCTGACCCTGTTCAAAGACAACATCCTATTTACACTGACAAATATATCTTCATATCAGATCTTTAAATGTATCTTCAAAAACTAACATTGAACTTTTTCTTGCAACTCAAAGATTCacttcctattttttttattccaaaggATCACAAAAAAGACTTGGTGTCCCTGAATGCCCCCTCTTATTGCAGTGACCGTGAagattatttgttattttaggcTTTTGAGTAATTGTAGGTTAGAAAGCCTCTGTGTGAAATACACCAACTGTATTATTTGACCACCTCAGCACCAACAACATGTAGAGCCTGAAGTCTAATACAGTAATAATGTAGTCAGATTATTAACACACCAACAAGGAATCCTTACTTTGACCACAGGCATCACGTGAAGCCCCTGACTAATAATACAGCACGTAACATTTCTAAGcattataaaaaattaaaaaattaaaatgtataactTTTTAATCTTCTGCCTTTTGAGTTCTGACTAtgtctgaaaatgtttctgttagtgCAGGTTCATGcagccatgtgtgtgtctgtctatactgtatgtctgtttgatttaaatgaatagaggttttattttattttgaattacaCTTACTGGTTGTTGTAACACATGTGGATGGCCCCCGAGGTTTGGATCGAGCAAGCTTTCAGTCTCATATCGTATGGCCTCGTGCCGGATGAGGCCGGGCGGGTGGAGAGTCTGcacactctgcagctctgtgaagtTGTTCTCTTGGAGGTTTTCAAACTCAACTGGGTGGACATGCGGGTGAGTGTGGTATTCCCAGTGATCTAAATAGAGAAGGTGAGAAACAGCAAACATTTCTACAGCTTTTAgttgtttctcttcatcacAGTGACACACATTTGTGGTgtagaactaaaaaaaaaaagacagaaattaaCCCCAGTCAGATTTATCTCCATGCTGCATTCATGAACATATATTTGTCGTGATTTgaaccaacaaaaaaacacatttgaactgCTAGAGATGACTCATGAGAAAAGCCAGAATGCATTTCTATGAAGATGTATCTTCGACTTAAAGTGAACTTGACAACCAACTGCTTACTCATAGTGTTTGAGTTTGCGTGAGCCGGGTGAAACTAAGATAATAAGAGAGAATTCAGCATGAAGCTCTTTCCTGTTTGTTgccaccttggcagtgctcctACAGCCGATGACTTCAAGAACATCTTAAATCAGATTAGAATTTTgaagctttacatttttttcaagagTGGCCATGAAGAAAAGGGGACGGCAACATGGGAGGGACAAAGTGTTTCAAAAGCCATCCTCTCTAAAACTACAAATGTGATCTTTTATCGGTATATGTAGAATGTATATTACATTTCTAAGGTTATAAGGTTATACGTTTGAGCTGTTTAGATACCAGACATGAGATGAAGTTATGATAAATAGCATTTTCCCTACAAGGTCCGGAAATAACTCCCACCCTCCTATTTAGACTGTTTTGGTGCAATATTCAAAACTGTTGATCACAAGAGAAAGTCAAGCTCCCCTCATGTATCAAACAAAGCCCCATGGGGCGAAAGTCGTTCTATGTCTGTAATCGTAGCGGCCGAAAGAAATGGcatctgtttcctgtgttcAATCCACCCTAATGTGGTGCGCTCCAGCTGCACGGCTGCAGGCTTTTTCTGAACAACACACCAGAAAAGTCCCCGCATCAGGTCACATTGAATAATTTAAAGAACAAATTTGAGggataaataaaaaggttttcttttcaCATAAACGTTGAGCACAGAATTTAATACCAGATTACAGTACATGAATGAATTCATTTCACTAAATGACATCAACATTTCCCCTGAAAAcaataattccttttttttggtaGTCAAATATAACTCAATGATTAATAAAACAATGtgtgatttaaattaaaaaaaacactttaaaaagattATGTTGAAGTTAAAACTCACCTGCCTGGATATCTGCATCTAGGACATATGGATTATAATATTCTGCAATTTGATGTCTGTAGATCTCAGGATCGTACATCTCTTCTGAGTGCTGCGAGAAGtgcaaaaaagtatttttagccccaaaaaatacagatgaaaacaaatcttttaCTGGATGGTGTGTATGCAGCAgacaacaacttttaaaaaaaacaacttatttttttaaacactcctcatctttctttcatacttttttttacgttttattTGCCTTTGTCTCAAGCTCTGACTGTTCTGAAACTCTCAAGAACTCTTGAGTTTCATTTTCCTGTTGCCCTAAGTATAAAAGACTCCGTTTGTGTCCTGTTTTCACATTGAAGTAGACTCACACTAAGTCGTCTAATTTGAAATAATATACCCTTTAGACTGTTTCTGTAAAATCCtttataagaaaagaaaaaaaaactcctcattgAACTCCATTTGATTCTTTAAGTGTAAGGAGAGTCTCAGAGTtaggatatattagaataaatgATACTTACAGGCGGGATGAGATAGCTCTCCATTCTGTACGGATGCAACATGGAGACGTCTTCTCCAACGGTCCGACTCTCAGATGCTCTGCTGGCAAAACACTCTCACAACCTTTCAAAACTTTTGCGGCACCATTGCACAATGTTTCAAAATTTCCTCTAGCTCAATGCAAAACTAAAAATGCCTCTTGCTCTCTTATTGTATAGCCTCTCTTAGCTACTACTGAAAGGCTTGTAGCTGTGTTAGAATAAAGTGAACTAAATAAGGCCCGCTGTTTGGCTGttaaatggaaaaaggaaacttTTGACTTCTGTAAAATGTCTGTGGGTGGGGagcagcagagtgtgtctgctaAAGGTTCCTGGCCATTGATGATTTGTCAAGGGAGACCATGAAACTCCACATTTATCAGGTCTTCACACTGTCCCCTCCTCTAAACAGCCAATCATCATCAAGAGCTCCGCTCACTGTCAGTTTTTAGCCCCGGATTAAAATGAGATAAACAGGGTCCGAGAGATGTTGGATATTTGTGCATTGTTTCCCCTAGATTCTACATATTATATTTTTAAGTCTTGACATCAGTGAAGTTGGTGAATAAATGCATTGATGCCATGAAGAGAATAATGGGTAGCTTTAGCATTGATAATAGGTAATAATGGTTAATAACACACTGATATGGAGCAAGCAGGTATGCAGGTATAGGGAAATATTAATTAAcaattaatgtatttattttttttatatattatataatatccctgttgtattgttgttttatgttttatataaagcactgtctaaatgttgtttttaaaaggtgctttaCAAATcaagttattgtttttatttacatatttatttcaatATGGAAATAATCATGTAATCATGTTATAAAGATGTTAGATCTTTGGAAAAATACTGCAtattaacaaacaaatgtatttcttatgtGTACTCATTTGAGGGTTACATGTAAGGTTCTGGAAATGTCCcacatcttgtgtttagggacAGTAATCGGAAGAACTGCAACTAAAATAGGCTAAATTGGCCATGTCTGTTCAAGCATACACTGAATATGATCTTTTCAtggatttacacacacagaaaacactgtgAAGCCTTGACATGTCTGTATAAAGTGTCATTTAATAAATATGTATGAAATAGAGTTTACAGTCCCCATGCACAACAATTTACTGTGTCAGTGGATTGTGTTGTTAGGTGTCAGCAAAGTGTGTgttagtgggtgtgtgtgtgtgtgtgtgtgtgtgtgtgtgtgtgtgtctaggtGTCACATACTAAACAAGTTGGTGTCAGACCTGAAACAGACAGAATGAAAGTGTAGTCTGTAGCAAAATGACTTAAACatattttgttgatgtaaacAGTAATTTTCTGAAGCAGAATGTTGGCACATGAACAGGCTACCACCTgccaacacactcacacacacacacacacacacacacacacacacacacacactcacccacacacaggCACAAGTACAAGCACACACAGCTGGAAGATAAGATAAAGGTACAGTATCTGTGTTGTAACCACACTGTGGTAAATTCAGATTATAATTATCATGAACAGGAGATAATGTTAGAGCAATTCTAGGGAAGAAATAAGTCGTTCTGTTGCAAAGAAACCGtaaagtctgtttgtgtgctttaaaaaaaaatcttgtgatacaaaa
This window contains:
- the spi1b gene encoding transcription factor PU.1b isoform X1 yields the protein MLHPYRMESYLIPPHSEEMYDPEIYRHQIAEYYNPYVLDADIQAEMFAVSHLLYLDHWEYHTHPHVHPVEFENLQENNFTELQSVQTLHPPGLIRHEAIRYETESLLDPNLGGHPHVLQQPVTFFPRTVYPPHVSQRSSDDEEHGGRSPPLEVSDEECLRDRVTYVTADLGNKKKIRLYQFLLDLLRSGDMKDSIWWMDRDKGTFQFSSKHKEALANRWGIQKGNRKKMTYQKMARALRNYGKTGEVKKIKKKLTYQFSDEVLGKSHLERKPFV
- the spi1b gene encoding transcription factor PU.1b isoform X2 codes for the protein MLHPYRMESYLIPPHSEEMYDPEIYRHQIAEYYNPYVLDADIQADHWEYHTHPHVHPVEFENLQENNFTELQSVQTLHPPGLIRHEAIRYETESLLDPNLGGHPHVLQQPVTFFPRTVYPPHVSQRSSDDEEHGGRSPPLEVSDEECLRDRVTYVTADLGNKKKIRLYQFLLDLLRSGDMKDSIWWMDRDKGTFQFSSKHKEALANRWGIQKGNRKKMTYQKMARALRNYGKTGEVKKIKKKLTYQFSDEVLGKSHLERKPFV